CAAATTTTTCCACTTTTGAAATCATTTTCTTAAACATATTATGCCAAAATTCCTAACCAGAATCCGATTATTCCTATTGCAAAGAATCCAAAGATAATCCAAATAGCATTCACTTTTTTCTTCAATAAGTGCATACATCCAAATGTTAATAATAACGCTAATAATCCAGGTAATAATGAATCTAAAATACTTTGAACAGTAGTTACAACTTCTTTTCCTGTTGAATCAGTATATTTAGACAATACCAATGGAACATTTATTGAAGTCCATTTAGAAACCAAGGCTCCCATTACGAAAAGCCCTAATATAGAAGCACCTTGAGTTAATTTTTGGATAACTCCACCTTCCATATCCCCAACGATTTCAGTACCTTTTTCATAACCATATTTTAATCCATACCATCTAGTCAAAACTCTTGCAATATTTATTCCAATGAAGAAAATCAATGGACCTAGTAAATTTCCTCCAGCAATAGCTAATGAAGCTCCAAGCGCCGCTAAAACTGGTCTTAATGTTCCCCAGAAAATTGGATCTCCAACTCCAGCAAGTGGTCCCATAAGCCCTACTTTAATACCACTTATAGTTGCGTCATCAATGTCTACTCCATTTGCTTTTTCCTGTTCCATCGCAGCCGTAACACCCATTATAGTTGAACCAATCCAAGGTTGAGTATTAAAGAATTCCAAATGTCTTTTTAATGCAGCTGCTTGATCTTCTTTTTTAGAATAAAGTCTTTTTATTGCAGGAATCATTGTTACGCAAAATCCCATTGACTGCATTCTTTCAAAGTTGAAAGAACCTAATAAAGTAGTAGATCTCCAATACATGCTTTTCAAATCTTTATCAGTTAATTTTTTTTCTACATTATTTTCTGCCATTTTTTTTACCTCCTATAGTCCTTCCAATTCATCGTCAGCTTCTTCTGTAATCCCAGCTCCACCGCCATCATTTCCACCACTTGGCAAAGCAATAGAAGCGTGATATTTAGGATTTAATTGAATGTACAAGATTGCAAGACATAATCCCAAAATACCTAAACCAACTAAGTTAAATTCTGTAAATGCTGCTATTACGAATCCTAAGAAGAAAAATGGCATCAAAGCTTTTGCTTCCATCATATTTATAACCATCGCATACCCAACAACTACGATAAATCCTCCTGCAATTTGCAATCCTCTAGTAATTACTTCAGGAATTGCATGTAATGCTCCTTCTACAGCACTTGTTCCCGCAATCAGACCAACTAGAAGTGCTGGTATCGCAACTCTTAACGCTTGTAAAGCCAATCCCGCAAGGTGACACATCTCAATCCCTTTAAAATTAGCTTGTTCTGCAAAATCATCCGCTTTATGTTGAAAGAATACTGTTATTGTTCTAACGAAAATTGTAAGAACTTGCCCTGCCGCTGCAATCGGTACTGCAACTGCGATTCCTTCTCCAATTGACTGTTTACCTACTATTACTAATATCGCTGAAATTACACTTGCTAGCGCTGCATCTGGTGCCATTGCTGCTCCGACATTCATCCATCCAAGTGCTATCATTTCAAGCGAACCACCTAAGATAATTCCTGTTTTTAAATCTCCTAGTACAAGACCGACTAAAGTACACGCCACTAATGGACGGTGAGTCTGTCTTTCATCAAGTACGCTTCCCATTCCTGTTATTGCTGCTACCAATACCAGTAAAATTAACTGAACAACATTCATTTTTTAGCCCTCCTACAATTTTGAGTTTTTATACTTTACAATGATTTTCAATTTTACTAAATAAATCAGGAAATTTTATATTCCCTGATATTTTTTATTAGTCAAATGAAATAGAATCTAGTTTAGAATTAATATCTTCTTTTGCAGAAGTTACTAATTGTCTCATATCAAGTTCTACTCCCATAGATCTTAATTTGTTGAATGCTTCCAAATCATCTTTATTAATTGCAACTGCTTTTGAAATTAATTTGTCTCCTTCTTTAAAAGTCATTCCTCCAACATTAACTGCTTTAATGTCAACTCCACCTTCGATTAATCTAACTACATCAGCTGGACAAGTAACAAGCAGCATTACTTTTGTTTTAGCATATTTAGGGTTTTTGTAAACTGCGATTGCTTTTTCAACAGGTATTACAAATGATTTTACTCCTTCAGGTGCCACTTGTAATAAAAGTGATTTTCTAATTTTATCTTCTGCCACATCGTCATTTACCGCAAAAATTGCTTCAGGTTTAGTTGCTTTTACCCATGAAGTCGCAACTTGTCCGTGTATTAATCTTGAGTCTATTCTTGTTAAAACTAATTCCATAATTCTATTTCCCGCTACTGAAAACTCTGTAATTATTTTTTTATTTTAATTTAGTTTGCAGTAACGCTCCCTTCTTTTTTTATTTTTTATATTTTTTTACTTAATTTTTAAAATTTTGTATTTTTTCGAATGTGTAAAAATTTTTGTGTAAATAGAACAACAAAGTATTGAATTTACTAAGTTCATCTATAAGTTCAAAAAAAATTATTGACACTCTTTATTTTCAGCTAAAAAATTTTCACATTTATTTTATATTTTAATTTATAAATGTTTAGTAAACTTTTATAAATCCAATTCATCCAAATCTTCATCTTCATCATCAGAATTATCAACGAATAATTCACTAAAAATCTTAATTCCGTTAATTCCAGAATTTTTCGCAATTTGAACTAATTCTGCAACATCGTTTGTTTCTTCTCTAGCGTCTATCACTTCCAGCAACATAGGCACATTAACCCCTGTTATTACATCAGTATTTTCTGTTTCAGCAACTACACGGCATGCTGCATTGTATGGACTTCCACCAAATAAATCCACTAAAAACAATGTCCCCTCACTGTCATATTTTGCAATAATGTCCTGATATTTTTTTATCAAATCTTCAGGTCCTTCACCAGGCACAAAAGTGACAAAATCCAGCTGTTCACTTTCTCCTAAAACCATTTTTGTAAGATTAACAGTTTCCTCCGACATTTTTCCATGAGTTGCTACGATTAAATTAATCATAAAAAACTCTCCTTTCATCAAAATAAAATTTTAAAAAAGAACTTACTAATAAAATTATACCTTACTTTTTTCATATTGCAAATTTTTAGTAAAAAAAATTTTTATTTTAAAACTTTTTGTTCAAATCTTTTTCCGCCGTAGTACATCACATATTTTTTATCTTGTAATGCTCCTGGATTTACAAAAGTTATTCCATTTTTTTCTTCCAAAAATTCTTTGTGAGTATGTCCAAATATGCAAATATCCACATTTTCATAACGAGCTTTTTTTTCTAGTTCTTTAAGAGTTGTTTTTACATTGAAAAGATGTCCATGAGTTAGCAAGACTTTTTTCCCAAATAGATCAAAAACTTTTGTTTCTCTCGTATCAAAATCGTCGTAATCAGTATTTCCTTTCACAATCGCAAATGGAACTTCTCTAAAGACAAGCGACATATCAAGTGCATCAGTACTGTGATCTCCAGCAAATATGACAACCTCTGGTTCTTC
This genomic stretch from Leptotrichia sp. oral taxon 218 harbors:
- a CDS encoding PTS mannose/fructose/sorbose transporter subunit IIC; amino-acid sequence: MNVVQLILLVLVAAITGMGSVLDERQTHRPLVACTLVGLVLGDLKTGIILGGSLEMIALGWMNVGAAMAPDAALASVISAILVIVGKQSIGEGIAVAVPIAAAGQVLTIFVRTITVFFQHKADDFAEQANFKGIEMCHLAGLALQALRVAIPALLVGLIAGTSAVEGALHAIPEVITRGLQIAGGFIVVVGYAMVINMMEAKALMPFFFLGFVIAAFTEFNLVGLGILGLCLAILYIQLNPKYHASIALPSGGNDGGGAGITEEADDELEGL
- a CDS encoding PTS sugar transporter subunit IIA — its product is MINLIVATHGKMSEETVNLTKMVLGESEQLDFVTFVPGEGPEDLIKKYQDIIAKYDSEGTLFLVDLFGGSPYNAACRVVAETENTDVITGVNVPMLLEVIDAREETNDVAELVQIAKNSGINGIKIFSELFVDNSDDEDEDLDELDL
- a CDS encoding YfcE family phosphodiesterase, coding for MKALICSDSHQRLDYFQQVMELEEPEVVIFAGDHSTDALDMSLVFREVPFAIVKGNTDYDDFDTRETKVFDLFGKKVLLTHGHLFNVKTTLKELEKKARYENVDICIFGHTHKEFLEEKNGITFVNPGALQDKKYVMYYGGKRFEQKVLK
- the manZ gene encoding PTS mannose transporter subunit IID; amino-acid sequence: MAENNVEKKLTDKDLKSMYWRSTTLLGSFNFERMQSMGFCVTMIPAIKRLYSKKEDQAAALKRHLEFFNTQPWIGSTIMGVTAAMEQEKANGVDIDDATISGIKVGLMGPLAGVGDPIFWGTLRPVLAALGASLAIAGGNLLGPLIFFIGINIARVLTRWYGLKYGYEKGTEIVGDMEGGVIQKLTQGASILGLFVMGALVSKWTSINVPLVLSKYTDSTGKEVVTTVQSILDSLLPGLLALLLTFGCMHLLKKKVNAIWIIFGFFAIGIIGFWLGILA
- a CDS encoding mannose/fructose/sorbose PTS transporter subunit IIB, which produces MELVLTRIDSRLIHGQVATSWVKATKPEAIFAVNDDVAEDKIRKSLLLQVAPEGVKSFVIPVEKAIAVYKNPKYAKTKVMLLVTCPADVVRLIEGGVDIKAVNVGGMTFKEGDKLISKAVAINKDDLEAFNKLRSMGVELDMRQLVTSAKEDINSKLDSISFD